From the genome of Dehalobacter sp., one region includes:
- the rnhA gene encoding ribonuclease HI, producing MTVKSVKIYTDGACSGNPGPGGWAAVLKYGEHEKEISGFEGNTTNQRMELTAAVQGLAALKESCSVQVHSDSAYLINAFEQNWLSRWQKNGWQSSQKKPVENRDLWVSLLELTAKHDVVWVKVKGHSGHPENERCDELARKAIAEALA from the coding sequence ATGACTGTAAAAAGTGTAAAGATTTATACGGACGGAGCATGTTCAGGCAATCCCGGTCCGGGAGGTTGGGCGGCAGTCCTGAAGTATGGTGAACATGAAAAAGAGATCAGCGGCTTTGAAGGCAATACAACCAATCAGCGCATGGAGCTGACAGCGGCAGTCCAAGGACTGGCTGCCCTGAAAGAAAGCTGCAGTGTCCAGGTCCACAGTGACAGCGCCTATTTAATTAATGCATTTGAACAAAACTGGCTTTCTCGCTGGCAAAAGAATGGCTGGCAGAGTTCGCAAAAGAAACCGGTTGAGAACCGTGATCTCTGGGTATCGCTTCTGGAACTCACGGCAAAGCATGATGTTGTCTGGGTTAAAGTCAAAGGTCATTCCGGGCATCCCGAGAACGAACGATGTGACGAACTTGCCCGCAAAGCGATTGCCGAAGCTTTGGCCTAA
- a CDS encoding CoA-binding protein, which produces MGILISDQSKVIIQGITGREGSVRTKYMKEYGTKVIGGTSPGKKGDEVHGIPVYNTVKEIAREQGEIDFSVIFVPGSVLKTAVFEAADAGVKNIIPCVEGTPIHDIMEMVAYCKLRGTRLIGPGSIGILTPGEAVVGWLGGNVEWANKFFKKGNIGVFSRSGGQSGTIPWVLREGGFGISTVVHTGTEPVLGTSMADLLPLFEADPETKGVAVYAEIGSSQEEECADVIAEGKFTKPFVIYVAGAWAPEGQRFSHASNIVERGRGSAKSKIEAVLKAGGFVAETPIDIPIILKDKIKE; this is translated from the coding sequence ATGGGTATTTTAATCAGTGACCAGTCTAAAGTCATTATCCAGGGAATTACCGGCCGTGAAGGATCTGTAAGAACCAAATACATGAAAGAATATGGCACCAAAGTCATCGGCGGAACCAGCCCAGGGAAAAAAGGGGACGAGGTTCATGGCATCCCTGTCTATAATACGGTTAAGGAGATTGCCAGAGAACAGGGTGAAATTGACTTTAGCGTCATCTTTGTGCCGGGCAGTGTTCTGAAAACCGCTGTTTTTGAAGCTGCCGACGCGGGTGTCAAAAATATTATTCCGTGCGTTGAAGGAACACCCATCCATGATATTATGGAAATGGTCGCTTATTGCAAGTTGAGAGGAACCCGCTTAATCGGTCCCGGATCCATTGGCATTCTGACACCGGGAGAAGCAGTTGTCGGCTGGCTTGGCGGCAATGTCGAGTGGGCTAACAAGTTCTTTAAGAAAGGTAATATCGGTGTCTTTTCGCGCAGTGGCGGACAATCAGGGACCATCCCTTGGGTATTAAGAGAAGGTGGTTTCGGCATAAGTACGGTCGTGCATACCGGAACCGAGCCTGTACTTGGAACATCTATGGCTGATTTGCTGCCCTTATTTGAAGCAGATCCTGAAACAAAAGGTGTAGCCGTCTATGCCGAGATCGGCAGCTCCCAGGAAGAGGAATGTGCCGATGTTATTGCGGAAGGAAAATTCACAAAACCTTTCGTGATCTACGTAGCCGGAGCCTGGGCTCCCGAAGGCCAACGTTTTTCCCATGCTTCCAATATTGTCGAACGCGGCCGCGGGTCAGCCAAGAGTAAAATTGAAGCTGTCCTTAAAGCGGGCGGTTTTGTCGCTGAAACCCCAATAGATATCCCGATTATTTTGAAGGATAAAATTAAGGAATAA
- a CDS encoding HDOD domain-containing protein, with product MMFYRIKQLYSALHPVVNENEYSWLNTVLSERERQLFLKQTLTEQRHALDVARDIQEQRSLIENGYGKEVYHNLLSGALLHDCGKSVIHLLLWQRVFIVVFDYLPERIKNIIRQSKSIFGKTLVIYAQHPAWGKRLAARAGLSPEIQLLIHNHHTPQNSMEEILHSADNRH from the coding sequence ATGATGTTCTATCGGATCAAACAATTATACAGTGCGCTGCACCCGGTTGTAAATGAGAATGAATACTCCTGGCTAAATACCGTACTGTCGGAGCGGGAAAGACAGCTGTTTCTGAAGCAGACCCTTACAGAGCAGAGGCATGCCCTCGATGTCGCCCGGGATATTCAGGAGCAGAGAAGTCTTATTGAAAATGGTTATGGAAAAGAAGTTTACCATAACCTATTAAGTGGTGCGCTTCTCCATGACTGCGGAAAATCAGTGATCCATCTGCTTCTGTGGCAGAGGGTATTTATTGTTGTCTTTGATTATTTACCGGAACGGATCAAAAACATCATCCGCCAAAGCAAATCAATTTTCGGCAAGACGCTGGTGATTTACGCACAGCACCCTGCCTGGGGGAAACGGCTGGCTGCCCGGGCAGGACTCTCTCCCGAAATCCAGCTCTTAATCCATAACCACCATACCCCACAAAATTCTATGGAAGAAATCCTTCACTCGGCCGATAACAGGCACTAA
- a CDS encoding CoA ester lyase, whose product MAVMRSILYVPGNNPKMVEKAPSFPADIITLDLEDSVPPAEKENARKIIAENLKYAGSNGSQVYVRINNWETELTNDDLEAVVWEGLHGVTLAKTGHPDDVKRLDWKLEELERRRGLEVGSIKISMLLETAKGIMNAYECCMASKRNVNAIFGAVDYCRDMRIKLTSEANEQLWGRAKVGVACRAAGIVAIDAPFVAYQDIPAFEKNVADGKQMGYEGRMIIHPGQVEPSNRLYAPDPADVEWANGVVKVFEEEGIAKGKAAVSYNGKMVDTPVYLNAKDILAAQAEIEAKEA is encoded by the coding sequence ATGGCTGTTATGAGATCGATTCTCTACGTACCGGGAAATAACCCGAAGATGGTTGAGAAAGCGCCAAGCTTTCCTGCTGATATCATCACGCTGGATCTGGAAGATTCCGTACCACCGGCTGAAAAGGAAAATGCACGCAAAATTATTGCCGAGAATCTGAAATATGCCGGTTCCAATGGTTCCCAGGTTTATGTCAGAATTAACAACTGGGAAACAGAATTAACCAACGATGACCTTGAGGCTGTCGTTTGGGAAGGTCTTCATGGCGTAACGCTTGCCAAGACTGGACATCCTGATGATGTCAAACGTCTGGACTGGAAGCTCGAAGAGCTGGAGCGCCGACGTGGTCTGGAAGTTGGTTCCATCAAAATTTCTATGCTGCTGGAAACAGCAAAAGGAATCATGAATGCCTATGAGTGCTGTATGGCCAGTAAACGTAACGTGAATGCTATTTTTGGCGCTGTAGATTATTGCCGCGACATGCGGATCAAACTAACCTCTGAAGCGAATGAGCAGCTGTGGGGACGCGCCAAAGTCGGTGTTGCCTGCCGTGCAGCCGGTATCGTAGCAATTGACGCACCGTTTGTTGCTTACCAGGATATTCCCGCTTTCGAAAAGAACGTTGCCGATGGCAAACAGATGGGCTATGAAGGTCGTATGATTATTCATCCGGGTCAGGTTGAACCGTCCAACCGTCTGTATGCTCCGGATCCGGCCGATGTAGAATGGGCTAACGGCGTTGTCAAAGTATTTGAAGAAGAGGGTATTGCCAAAGGAAAAGCAGCTGTATCCTACAACGGTAAAATGGTGGATACTCCCGTATACCTGAATGCCAAAGATATTCTGGCTGCTCAGGCTGAGATTGAAGCGAAAGAAGCTTAA
- the phoU gene encoding phosphate signaling complex protein PhoU encodes MRHKFEAQLQELKKKIVEMSVLVEKALEQAMESLKNRDMALAEKVIRDDSQINDSEQDIELLCTHLVATQQPFASDLRNIVASYKIISSLERMGDLSVDIAKVSLRIGPDPLIKPLIDMPKMAELAVQMMRTAVQAFICEDVELARSLAETDHKVDHYYKLIFNELDEMMAKDSAISGQAVYLLLATRYIERIGDYCTNIGEEVIYMQLGVRENLNK; translated from the coding sequence ATGCGCCATAAATTTGAAGCCCAGCTTCAGGAGCTGAAGAAAAAAATAGTAGAGATGAGCGTGTTAGTTGAGAAAGCGCTGGAACAGGCCATGGAAAGCTTGAAGAACAGGGATATGGCTCTGGCGGAAAAGGTCATCCGTGATGACAGCCAGATCAATGATTCTGAGCAGGATATCGAGCTGCTCTGTACCCACCTTGTTGCAACCCAGCAGCCGTTTGCCTCGGATCTCCGCAATATCGTTGCAAGCTATAAAATCATTTCCTCTCTGGAAAGAATGGGCGATCTATCTGTCGATATTGCCAAAGTATCCTTGCGGATCGGACCAGACCCACTGATCAAGCCGTTGATTGACATGCCGAAAATGGCTGAGCTAGCAGTCCAAATGATGCGTACGGCCGTCCAGGCTTTTATCTGTGAAGATGTTGAACTTGCACGGTCTCTGGCTGAGACCGACCACAAAGTGGATCATTACTATAAATTGATTTTTAACGAACTGGATGAGATGATGGCAAAAGACTCGGCAATATCAGGCCAGGCGGTCTACCTGCTTCTAGCGACCCGCTATATCGAAAGAATCGGCGATTACTGTACGAATATCGGGGAAGAAGTTATTTATATGCAATTAGGTGTTAGAGAAAATTTAAACAAATAG
- a CDS encoding acetate--CoA ligase family protein: MAKFLEYQGKEWLAKAGIPVPKGRSASSPEEAQQAAEWIGKSVAVKGQVQAGGRGKAGIVKLVETSSEASAAAAEILVKTVKGLPVRQVLIEEKLAIKKEYYCSFVINNARDARCPMLMFSSEGGMDIESVPEELIFKMNIDPIFGLQIYDAIDFCVRAGIPNKELSKFASFLTKLSQVYKKYDCQTLEINPFVMTEDGSLICADCKMEIDNSSVGRHPEFGIKIARDLPGEVTELDMIGWSIEETDARGTGFLMNMGYDEVSPGYIGYHPIGGGSAMMGLDALNQVGLKPANYADTSGNPVGSKIYRVAKSVLSQPNIDGYLLGGFMMANQEQWHHANAIVKVLWEELPKKPGLPCVLLLCGNREDESMEILRKGLAELMTSDGIGKRIEIYGKEHVTDTKFIGQRLLALAKEYRAEKDAQGK, encoded by the coding sequence ATGGCAAAATTTCTAGAGTATCAAGGTAAGGAATGGCTTGCCAAGGCGGGAATACCCGTACCGAAGGGCAGGTCCGCATCTTCTCCGGAAGAAGCACAGCAAGCGGCAGAATGGATTGGCAAGTCCGTGGCTGTCAAAGGTCAGGTCCAGGCAGGAGGACGAGGAAAAGCCGGTATTGTAAAACTGGTCGAGACTTCGTCCGAAGCATCGGCGGCAGCTGCTGAAATACTGGTAAAGACAGTCAAAGGGCTCCCTGTCAGACAGGTTTTAATTGAGGAGAAACTGGCGATCAAAAAAGAATACTATTGTTCATTTGTCATTAACAATGCGAGAGACGCCCGCTGCCCGATGCTGATGTTCAGCTCAGAAGGCGGCATGGATATTGAAAGTGTTCCTGAAGAACTGATTTTCAAGATGAATATCGACCCTATTTTTGGTCTACAAATTTACGATGCGATCGATTTTTGTGTCCGAGCCGGCATTCCAAATAAAGAATTGAGTAAGTTTGCTTCTTTCTTGACAAAACTGTCCCAAGTCTACAAAAAGTATGACTGCCAGACCCTGGAGATCAATCCGTTTGTCATGACGGAGGATGGAAGCCTGATCTGCGCAGACTGCAAAATGGAGATTGATAACAGTTCTGTGGGACGTCATCCGGAATTTGGCATTAAAATTGCCCGCGATTTGCCTGGTGAAGTCACCGAACTTGATATGATCGGCTGGAGCATTGAAGAGACAGATGCCCGTGGAACCGGCTTCCTGATGAATATGGGTTATGACGAAGTAAGCCCCGGCTATATCGGCTATCACCCGATCGGCGGCGGTTCGGCGATGATGGGACTTGATGCGCTGAATCAGGTAGGACTCAAGCCTGCCAACTATGCCGACACGAGCGGCAATCCTGTTGGATCCAAAATCTATCGCGTTGCCAAGAGCGTACTGTCGCAGCCGAATATTGACGGTTATCTTCTTGGCGGCTTTATGATGGCGAATCAGGAGCAATGGCACCATGCCAATGCGATTGTCAAAGTACTGTGGGAAGAGCTTCCGAAGAAGCCCGGCCTGCCTTGCGTTCTGTTACTCTGCGGCAACCGCGAGGATGAATCCATGGAGATTTTGCGCAAGGGTCTGGCAGAGCTTATGACTTCGGACGGAATTGGCAAAAGAATTGAAATATACGGAAAAGAGCATGTCACGGATACTAAATTTATCGGTCAAAGACTTCTGGCTCTGGCCAAAGAATACAGAGCGGAAAAAGATGCTCAAGGAAAGTAG
- a CDS encoding N-acetyltransferase, with amino-acid sequence MVTYRHAKLSDVEDIISLINYYAEQGLMLPRTRSALYEGIREVIVAVEDDRIVGTGALHITWDDLAEIRALAVEESYRGKGLGRKIVELLLEEARELHCPKVFTLTYQVDFFKHMGFEITEKDSMPHKVWKECINCVKFPNCDENALILYLK; translated from the coding sequence ATGGTAACCTATAGACACGCAAAGCTAAGCGATGTGGAAGACATTATTAGCCTGATCAATTATTATGCAGAACAGGGACTCATGCTCCCAAGAACCCGAAGTGCGTTGTATGAAGGAATCAGGGAGGTCATTGTAGCGGTAGAGGATGACCGGATCGTCGGAACCGGCGCTTTACATATAACCTGGGACGATCTCGCTGAGATCAGGGCACTGGCGGTTGAGGAAAGCTACAGGGGGAAGGGGTTAGGCCGTAAGATTGTTGAGCTCCTTCTGGAGGAGGCCAGGGAGCTTCATTGCCCCAAGGTATTTACCCTGACGTATCAGGTAGATTTCTTCAAACATATGGGATTCGAAATCACCGAAAAGGATTCAATGCCCCATAAGGTCTGGAAAGAATGCATCAATTGTGTTAAGTTTCCTAATTGTGATGAAAATGCCCTGATTCTTTACTTAAAATAG
- a CDS encoding NAD-dependent malic enzyme, whose product MSRIKNLREEALAFHAVRPGKLEVKVTVPANDRDDLTLAYSPGVADPVKEIAKDLANLDVYTNHANYVCIVSDGTAILGLGNLGPAAAMPVMEGKALLFKAFADVDAFPICVNTNDIDKIVELVELMAPTFGGVNLEDIKAPECFEIEGKLKARNIFKGPIFHDDQHGTAVVTLAGLFNALKVVGKRIDKIKVVTNGAGAAGIAIIKLMMSMGLKNVIMCDTKGAIYKGRPEGMNKYKDEIAEKTNYEMCTGSLRDAIKGADVFIGVSAPDSIDEEMIKSMAKDPIVFAQANPIPEIWPIERAINAGAAVISTGRSDVINQINNVLAFPGMFRGAIDVRATDINDAMKIAAAQAIADCVKPEELCADYIIPSAFNPEVAAAVAAATAKAAIESGIARNPIDPALVAENLKKRLANQYK is encoded by the coding sequence ATGTCCCGGATTAAAAACCTGCGTGAAGAGGCTTTGGCGTTTCACGCCGTAAGGCCTGGTAAACTTGAAGTAAAAGTAACGGTTCCTGCCAATGACAGGGACGATTTGACGCTCGCTTATTCCCCCGGAGTGGCTGATCCTGTGAAAGAAATTGCGAAAGATTTAGCGAATCTTGATGTTTACACCAACCATGCCAACTATGTCTGTATCGTTTCCGATGGAACAGCCATTCTCGGGCTTGGCAACCTCGGTCCAGCAGCGGCTATGCCTGTCATGGAAGGAAAAGCCCTTCTGTTTAAAGCCTTTGCCGACGTTGACGCATTCCCGATTTGTGTAAATACGAATGATATTGATAAAATTGTTGAGCTTGTCGAGTTAATGGCCCCGACCTTTGGCGGTGTTAACCTTGAGGACATCAAAGCTCCCGAATGTTTTGAAATTGAAGGAAAGTTAAAAGCCCGTAATATTTTCAAAGGACCGATCTTCCATGATGATCAGCATGGAACGGCTGTCGTTACCTTGGCGGGTCTTTTTAATGCGCTGAAAGTCGTCGGTAAGCGTATAGATAAGATCAAAGTCGTAACGAACGGCGCCGGAGCCGCCGGGATTGCAATTATCAAGCTGATGATGAGCATGGGACTGAAGAACGTTATCATGTGCGATACCAAAGGTGCGATTTATAAAGGACGCCCTGAAGGTATGAATAAATATAAGGACGAAATCGCTGAAAAGACAAATTATGAAATGTGTACAGGCAGCCTCAGAGATGCGATCAAGGGTGCGGACGTCTTTATCGGCGTATCAGCTCCGGATTCCATTGACGAAGAGATGATTAAGTCCATGGCCAAAGATCCGATCGTCTTTGCTCAGGCCAATCCGATTCCGGAAATCTGGCCGATTGAAAGAGCCATCAATGCCGGCGCTGCTGTCATCTCGACCGGACGTTCCGACGTTATCAATCAGATCAACAACGTTCTGGCTTTCCCGGGCATGTTCCGCGGTGCGATTGATGTCCGCGCGACCGATATCAACGATGCAATGAAGATTGCTGCCGCCCAGGCAATTGCCGACTGCGTTAAACCGGAAGAATTGTGTGCCGACTACATCATCCCAAGTGCCTTCAATCCCGAAGTTGCCGCTGCTGTCGCTGCTGCAACAGCCAAAGCTGCGATTGAGTCCGGTATTGCCAGAAATCCGATTGATCCGGCGCTGGTTGCGGAGAATCTGAAGAAAAGACTGGCAAATCAGTATAAGTAG
- the thpR gene encoding RNA 2',3'-cyclic phosphodiesterase, translating to MRLFISLNFSEQSLDQFEKWQDELKVKGLRGYWRRRDNLHLTLRFLEEVEEKDLDALKQTLAGVSGRIGEFAVSFDSLGVFPNIIQPRILWAGIRKEPKLIQLQKQIQQATSQFGAPPDTRPFKPHLTLASGGIKGIDQNILNWGSTLDLKETAVHYALMQSKVEKGIRQYLTVAWYRI from the coding sequence ATGCGATTATTTATCAGCCTGAATTTTAGTGAACAGAGTCTTGACCAATTCGAAAAATGGCAGGATGAACTTAAGGTTAAAGGTCTCCGCGGCTATTGGCGCAGACGTGATAACCTGCACCTGACGCTGCGTTTTTTAGAAGAAGTGGAAGAAAAGGATCTTGATGCTTTGAAACAGACCCTGGCGGGTGTTTCGGGACGTATCGGTGAATTTGCGGTTTCTTTTGATTCCCTTGGTGTATTCCCGAATATCATACAGCCCCGGATACTATGGGCCGGGATAAGAAAAGAACCGAAGCTGATTCAGCTGCAAAAGCAGATCCAGCAGGCGACGAGCCAATTTGGAGCACCGCCTGATACCAGGCCTTTTAAACCTCATCTTACTTTAGCGAGCGGCGGCATCAAGGGTATCGACCAAAATATCCTAAATTGGGGCAGTACGCTTGATCTTAAAGAGACTGCCGTCCATTATGCTTTAATGCAAAGCAAAGTGGAGAAAGGCATTCGGCAATACCTGACAGTTGCCTGGTACCGGATCTGA